From Larus michahellis chromosome 8, bLarMic1.1, whole genome shotgun sequence, one genomic window encodes:
- the COA7 gene encoding cytochrome c oxidase assembly factor 7, whose amino-acid sequence MNYCLKLVNCQSLAVLRGSDEAAQASAEPPLPPGPSAGGGAGGRKGRWCRERGHWSRRKGRRRRGKGAANREMASRHRWLGAPGRRRIDRSALRGGPVSSGMAGLINFEDEEEVRSYLENLHVEYSYQCFKEKDPDGCQRLADYLDAVRKDFVAAARVLRDNCEGHGHGESCYKLGAYQAIGKGGLDPDLKAAYKSFLKSCEKGGKKSVNACHNVGLLAHDGRVNDDKPDPVVARDYYTKACDGNFAPSCFNLSVIYLQGAPGVPKDMNRALKYSLKGCELGHIWACANASRMYKLGDGIEKNDAKAEDLKNRAKQLHKEQKEASSSLTFGE is encoded by the exons ATGAACTATTGCTTAAAACTTGTGAATTGTCAGTCTCTGGCGGTCCTGAGAGGGAGCGATGAGGCAGCGCAGGCGAGCGCGGAGCCCCCTCTGCCGCCCGGTCCCAGCGCCGGTGGCGGAGCCGGGGGAAGGAAGGGTCGGTGGTGCCGGGAAAGGGGGCACTGGAGCCGGAGGAAAGGCCGGCGGCGCCGGGGGAAGGGGGCGGCGAACCGGGAAATGGCGTCCCGGCATCGATGGCTCGGCGCTCCCGGAAGGCGCCGTATCGATCGCTCGGCGCTGCGCGGCGGCCCCGTCAGCTCCGGCATGGCCGGTCTCATCAACTtcgaggatgaggaggaggtgaGGAGTTATCTGGAGAACCTGCACGTCGAGTATAGCTACCAGTGCTTCAAGGAGAAGGACCCGGACG GCTGCCAGCGCCTCGCCGACTACCTGGACGCCGTGAGGAAGGACTTCGTGGCGGCGGCGCGGGTGCTGCGCGACAACTGCGAGGGACACGGGCACGGCGAGAGCTGCTACAAGCTGGGGGCCTACCAGGCCATCGGCAAAG GTGGACTCGACCCAGACTTGAAAGCTGCCTACAAATCTTTTTTGAAGTCGTGTGAGAAAGGTGGGAAGAAGTCAGTAAATGCGTGTCATAACGTTGGGCTGTTGGCCCACGATGGGAGAGTAAACGATGATAAACCTGACCCTGTGGTTGCTAGAGACTATTACACAAAAGCCTGTGATGGCAATTTTGCTCCAAGCTGCTTCAACCTCAGTGTAATATACCTCCAAGGAGCACCTGGGGTCCCTAAGGACATGAACCGCGCATTGAAGTACTCGCTGAAAGGGTGTGAGCTGGGTCACATATGGGCTTGTGCCAATGCCAGTCGAATGTACAAACTGGGAGATGGCATTGAGAAGAATGATGCTAAGGCAGAGGATTTGAAAAACAGGGCAAAACAGCTGcataaagaacagaaagaagccTCAAGTTCTTTAACGTTTGGGGAGTAA
- the LOC141747091 gene encoding protein zyg-11 homolog B isoform X1 yields the protein MEEASPYSLLDICLNFLTANLEKFCTERQDGTLCLQEPGMFPQEVADRLLQTMAFHGLLNDGTVGIFRGNQMRLKRACIRKAKISAVAFRKAFCHHKLVELDATGVNADITITDIISGLGSNKWIQQNLQCLVLNSLTLSLEDPYERCFSQLSGLRALSITNVLFYNEDLADVASLPRLESLDISNTSVTDITALLTCKDRLKSLTMHHLKCLKMTTTQILDVIRELKYLNHLDISDDKQFTSDIALRLLEQKDILPNLVSLDISGRKHVTDKAVEAFIQQRPTMQFVGLLATDAGYSEFLTGEGNLKVSGEANETQISEALKRYSERAFFVREALFHLFSLTHVMEKTKPEILKLVVIGMRNHPLNLPVQLAASACVFNLTKQDLAAGMPVRLLADVTHLLLKAMEHFPNHQQLQKNCLLSLCSDRILQDVPFNRFEAAKLVMQWLCNHEDQNMQRMAVAIISILAAKLSTEQTAQLGAELFIVRQLLQIVKQKTNQNLVDTTLKFTLSALWNLTDESPTTCRHFIENQGLELFMRVLESFPSESSIQQKVLGLLNNIAEVKELHSELMWKDFIDHISKLLHSVEVEVSYFAAGIIAHLISRGEQAWTLSRSQRTSLLEQLHSAILNWPTPECEMVAYRSFNPFFPLLGCFMTPGVQLWAVWAMQHVCSKNPARYCSMLIEEGGLQHLYNIKENVQTDPHVQRIAIAILDSLEKHIMRHGRPPPCRKQQQSKPN from the exons ATG GAGGAAGCTTCTCCTTATTCTTTACTTGATATATGTTTGAATTTCCTGACTGCCAACCTAGAGAAGTTTTGCACAGAAAGGCAAGATGGAACACTATGCTTGCAGGAGCCAGGAATGTTTCCTCAAGAAGTGGCGGATCGATTGCTGCAGACGATGGCATTTCATG GGCTTCTGAATGATGGAACTGTGGGCATTTTCCGAGGAAACCAGATGCGTTTGAAACGAGCTTGTATCCGGAAAGCGAAAATCTCTGCTGTGGCTTTCCGGAAAGCATTCTGCCATCACAAGCTGGTAGAACTGGATGCTACTGGGGTGAATGCAGATATAACAATCACAGACATTATAAGTGGACTTGGCAGCAATAAATGGATCCAACAAAATCTGCAATGCCTTGTGCTGAACTCGTTAACTCTTTCTTTGGAAGACCCGTATGAGAGGTGCTTCAGCCAGTTGTCTGGGCTTCGTGCATTGAGTATTACCAATGTTCTGTTCTACAACGAGGACTTGGCAGATGTTGCTTCACTTCCCAGATTAGAAAGTCTGGATATATCAAACACCTCTGTCACTGACATAACAGCACTCCTCACTTGCAAAGACCGACTCAAGTCTTTGACCATGCACCACCTGAAATGCTTGAAAATGACCACAACCCAGATTCTGGATGTTATAAGAGAACTAAAATATCTAAATCACCTTGATATTTCAGATGACAAACAGTTCACATCAGACATTGCACTTCGTTTACTGGAACAGAAGGATATCTTGCCTAACCTTGTGTCTCTAGacatttctggaagaaaacatgTTACGGATAAAGCTGTAGAAGCGTTTATTCAGCAGCGGCCCACGATGCAGTTTGTAGGACTGCTAGCTACTGATGCCGGCTACTCGGAATTCCTAACAGGAGAAGGAAACCTAAAG GTGTCAGGAGAAGCAAATGAAACTCAGATTTCTGAAGCACTGAAGCGTTACAGTGAACGGGCCTTCTTTGTGAGAGAAGCACTCTTTCATTTATTTAGCCTGACACAtgtaatggaaaaaacaaagcctgAAATCTTAAAG CTTGTGGTTATTGGAATGAGAAATCACCCCCTGAACTTGCCCGTGCAGTTAGCAGCAAGTGCATGTGTCTTTAACCTAACCAAGCAAGATTTAGCAGCGGGTATGCCAGTGCGGCTTCTGGCCGATGTCACTCACTTGCTCCTGAAGGCCATGGAACACTTCCCAAATCATCAACAG CTGCAAAAGAATTGCCTTCTTTCACTATGTAGTGACAGAATCCTTCAGGATGTTCCATTTAACAG GTTTGAAGCAGCCAAACTTGTTATGCAGTGGCTGTGTAATCATGAAGATCAAAACATGCAAAGGATGGCTGTAGCCATAATTTCCATTCTTGCTGCAAAG CTTTCAACAGAGCAAACAGCTCAACTTGGTGCAGAGCTCTTCATTGTTAGG caacttCTACAAATcgttaaacagaaaacaaatcagaaTCTTGTAGATACTACCCTCAAGTTCACATTGAGTGCACTTTGGAACCTCACTGATGAATCTCCAACAACGTGTCGGCACTTCATTGAAAATCAAGGGCTAGAACTTTTCATGAGAGTCTTAGAG TCTTTTCCATCTGAATCATCCATCCAACAGAAGGTTCTTGGACTTCTG aaTAACATAGCTGAAGTTAAAGAACTCCATTCTGAATTAATGTGGAAGGACTTTATAGACCACATCAGTAAATTACTGCACAGCGTGGAGGTGGAAGTTAGCTACTTTGCAGCAGGGATTATTGCTCATTTGATATCTCGAGGAGAGCAGGCCTGGACGTTAAGTCGCAGCCAGAGGACATCTCTCCTTGAACAGCTG CATTCTGCCATTTTGAATTGGCCAACCCCAGAATGTGAGATGGTGGCTTACAG gtctttcaatccattttttcctctacttGGCTGTTTCATGACACCTGGTGTCCAATTATGGGCAGTGTGGGCCATGCAACATGTCTGCAGCAAAAACC CTGCCAGGTACTGCAGCATGTTAATTGAAGAAGGTGGTTTACAGCACTTATACAACATCAAGGAAAACGTCCAGACTGATCCACATGTCCAAAGGATTGCTATTGCCATCCTAGATAGTTTGGAAAAACATATTATGCGTCATGGGAGACCACCTCCAtgtagaaaacagcagcaaagtaaACCAAACTGA
- the LOC141747091 gene encoding protein zyg-11 homolog B isoform X2, with product MFPQEVADRLLQTMAFHGLLNDGTVGIFRGNQMRLKRACIRKAKISAVAFRKAFCHHKLVELDATGVNADITITDIISGLGSNKWIQQNLQCLVLNSLTLSLEDPYERCFSQLSGLRALSITNVLFYNEDLADVASLPRLESLDISNTSVTDITALLTCKDRLKSLTMHHLKCLKMTTTQILDVIRELKYLNHLDISDDKQFTSDIALRLLEQKDILPNLVSLDISGRKHVTDKAVEAFIQQRPTMQFVGLLATDAGYSEFLTGEGNLKVSGEANETQISEALKRYSERAFFVREALFHLFSLTHVMEKTKPEILKLVVIGMRNHPLNLPVQLAASACVFNLTKQDLAAGMPVRLLADVTHLLLKAMEHFPNHQQLQKNCLLSLCSDRILQDVPFNRFEAAKLVMQWLCNHEDQNMQRMAVAIISILAAKLSTEQTAQLGAELFIVRQLLQIVKQKTNQNLVDTTLKFTLSALWNLTDESPTTCRHFIENQGLELFMRVLESFPSESSIQQKVLGLLNNIAEVKELHSELMWKDFIDHISKLLHSVEVEVSYFAAGIIAHLISRGEQAWTLSRSQRTSLLEQLHSAILNWPTPECEMVAYRSFNPFFPLLGCFMTPGVQLWAVWAMQHVCSKNPARYCSMLIEEGGLQHLYNIKENVQTDPHVQRIAIAILDSLEKHIMRHGRPPPCRKQQQSKPN from the exons ATGTTTCCTCAAGAAGTGGCGGATCGATTGCTGCAGACGATGGCATTTCATG GGCTTCTGAATGATGGAACTGTGGGCATTTTCCGAGGAAACCAGATGCGTTTGAAACGAGCTTGTATCCGGAAAGCGAAAATCTCTGCTGTGGCTTTCCGGAAAGCATTCTGCCATCACAAGCTGGTAGAACTGGATGCTACTGGGGTGAATGCAGATATAACAATCACAGACATTATAAGTGGACTTGGCAGCAATAAATGGATCCAACAAAATCTGCAATGCCTTGTGCTGAACTCGTTAACTCTTTCTTTGGAAGACCCGTATGAGAGGTGCTTCAGCCAGTTGTCTGGGCTTCGTGCATTGAGTATTACCAATGTTCTGTTCTACAACGAGGACTTGGCAGATGTTGCTTCACTTCCCAGATTAGAAAGTCTGGATATATCAAACACCTCTGTCACTGACATAACAGCACTCCTCACTTGCAAAGACCGACTCAAGTCTTTGACCATGCACCACCTGAAATGCTTGAAAATGACCACAACCCAGATTCTGGATGTTATAAGAGAACTAAAATATCTAAATCACCTTGATATTTCAGATGACAAACAGTTCACATCAGACATTGCACTTCGTTTACTGGAACAGAAGGATATCTTGCCTAACCTTGTGTCTCTAGacatttctggaagaaaacatgTTACGGATAAAGCTGTAGAAGCGTTTATTCAGCAGCGGCCCACGATGCAGTTTGTAGGACTGCTAGCTACTGATGCCGGCTACTCGGAATTCCTAACAGGAGAAGGAAACCTAAAG GTGTCAGGAGAAGCAAATGAAACTCAGATTTCTGAAGCACTGAAGCGTTACAGTGAACGGGCCTTCTTTGTGAGAGAAGCACTCTTTCATTTATTTAGCCTGACACAtgtaatggaaaaaacaaagcctgAAATCTTAAAG CTTGTGGTTATTGGAATGAGAAATCACCCCCTGAACTTGCCCGTGCAGTTAGCAGCAAGTGCATGTGTCTTTAACCTAACCAAGCAAGATTTAGCAGCGGGTATGCCAGTGCGGCTTCTGGCCGATGTCACTCACTTGCTCCTGAAGGCCATGGAACACTTCCCAAATCATCAACAG CTGCAAAAGAATTGCCTTCTTTCACTATGTAGTGACAGAATCCTTCAGGATGTTCCATTTAACAG GTTTGAAGCAGCCAAACTTGTTATGCAGTGGCTGTGTAATCATGAAGATCAAAACATGCAAAGGATGGCTGTAGCCATAATTTCCATTCTTGCTGCAAAG CTTTCAACAGAGCAAACAGCTCAACTTGGTGCAGAGCTCTTCATTGTTAGG caacttCTACAAATcgttaaacagaaaacaaatcagaaTCTTGTAGATACTACCCTCAAGTTCACATTGAGTGCACTTTGGAACCTCACTGATGAATCTCCAACAACGTGTCGGCACTTCATTGAAAATCAAGGGCTAGAACTTTTCATGAGAGTCTTAGAG TCTTTTCCATCTGAATCATCCATCCAACAGAAGGTTCTTGGACTTCTG aaTAACATAGCTGAAGTTAAAGAACTCCATTCTGAATTAATGTGGAAGGACTTTATAGACCACATCAGTAAATTACTGCACAGCGTGGAGGTGGAAGTTAGCTACTTTGCAGCAGGGATTATTGCTCATTTGATATCTCGAGGAGAGCAGGCCTGGACGTTAAGTCGCAGCCAGAGGACATCTCTCCTTGAACAGCTG CATTCTGCCATTTTGAATTGGCCAACCCCAGAATGTGAGATGGTGGCTTACAG gtctttcaatccattttttcctctacttGGCTGTTTCATGACACCTGGTGTCCAATTATGGGCAGTGTGGGCCATGCAACATGTCTGCAGCAAAAACC CTGCCAGGTACTGCAGCATGTTAATTGAAGAAGGTGGTTTACAGCACTTATACAACATCAAGGAAAACGTCCAGACTGATCCACATGTCCAAAGGATTGCTATTGCCATCCTAGATAGTTTGGAAAAACATATTATGCGTCATGGGAGACCACCTCCAtgtagaaaacagcagcaaagtaaACCAAACTGA